From the genome of Bombus huntii isolate Logan2020A chromosome 14, iyBomHunt1.1, whole genome shotgun sequence, one region includes:
- the LOC126873539 gene encoding serine/threonine-protein kinase SMG1 isoform X1: MQSVGHADHLQSNVMNSCGNSNISTKLRGSKCSEIQEESVSNNRASVLEKGDVGVLSGYNSNDFNAPRGTLVICPRNTNNYSSDHSFSRFKPRIGGAPCNEFRMARGGSSGDRARGSLRGRAFKKTPIERDSNTETSYYPTTRPKFQESLKNQENAQGKYYDDKRINEDSRISKLLRRLYREDDYDHFMVLCKQAQEGIIALENQRYIRRNLDVICESLLDILHTGPGQEAKQQVAKCLGRIGYATEQDYKRYMDWVFNKYSLERKDDIKCLLIKSFVEAFKLDAEAPRLKEFSVLMMSQLQSTLENVDRSDLLVATVDAILLIMESYPETFSNHFRDTVDILVGWHIDLTQQKTIVAYASRSLQRLRTFWIADLQFTLTLLGQFLEDMESYDEELSLPECGRSSPGDEASPTSRESIRRITSLISVFNTVTKSISEHLNPNLTPSVQWSFLSDCLSKMLKTVVKAIELDNDEIWLSNFTVTPEITEELLKCVKNVGIIPSKNSNKSELIEEDVINMFKSLNLNKNELKDLKQNIEKDAALKERESLLNIIQWMEIKMRKDLNLTEEKEELIVVANECAFLLLGHLQSRITKNHELLYKFIDLQLKRISIFWDDTIISMLNTISKIIKEVSANLPLELVHKLLGKDSALLKLRFRDSISIQNASLGVYHSLLSLKNIPLLQESYRYILSDLEIAYKLILTDIENLVTDNPLLDDIKYKKNDAEIVVIFLLRALSDIANASNSIIGMWALKPSILELLAVKLKPYDSSLSSTSPFLQYSILYLLYAHCSRYNHFVPSSSLITGTTACRPMDMFPGALDVPTTSPTSGHLSIILNLIAKTYNECTPEQTLLLLSIWMQEICIQAENYIGILSKTKEYENVLASLVACGATIDRDISIAVCDLFEILMSAKSVTWKEEMYAYIVDLVMLHLTSRDEIVRDKYGSLLTQIPLNIVVPKFNRECLLSETKKYQGIKNYSTESLILAQRLHMRGTSTGEMQAQHFKTYMAFLLQEQYLDAAGLSEIFTLCWPIVSENDTTKKMYRLALTNRSFLYFWAGFEAAQHCVTNKLRTSLGKPQETFTSIENALKTLARKISYSSETTKKEKHSLDHLLSEHTRVRLFIEFLEHLERVIHNAAEGCAIALLPLSKPVRTFFHTNKSTCKEWLNRIRLALCVVSLHPGLASSALRNSQRLLEDLSNSDNTQGIEFERATLCTAQAMVILGEAEALQGLYVYTKEKDRKFPWLKAAMEEAAHRYESAAEAYKLIIEEHMRAANSRLGKDVDQEEEGEDVADGNSIDGIDGTSANEEVSDGKGKSFKSEGDNQVLGFCMQRLSHCYEAVSDWTRLEAWKQQEAEIFARDKSAVLRKQLFTESSASQQAKCLKKFENGENICLDDLTDWSLLDGGTGKTVNWNCAKTLVECGNTLTNIALRIHINEYKDYFEEEIERCRRVAAKIMEEGLRNVPSEYLNESILVRFSADGLKNILSGKEENIFELYKSEKLDHMDSSILTRTLWWSEYFGRTRKNNSPEARLDNNDVNDLRLHIVRTARKEGNFELAKRELLNYLRSERELCQFEGGERNYINPDFDQATDDVLKNVMHVKWSKNNIRAFREFSKLLYDMERVNKALKVCSATALGISRTIVDGEQSADLRENGTILLLTLGKWIQQEIGSIENGQLEQLLEFEAAHNDGLMNKLFGPTTNSIPVSDMIIGRLTQLGVNQCPDLPLAWCSFASWCYKWGRKIVDNSNSGQLTDSDRATIRDLLPFDTSESDLNAIFSILSQNKTIPEDEGDITDTSKDVNTSDMIENQLRSISILSRISADRLTTLVDIWRQAQKRIYAYYELSANAYFKYLQLAAIKEANDCATITATLRLLRLVVKHALELQNVLESGLSSTPTAPWKEIIPQLFSRLSHPESYVRTRVSELLCRVAENSPHLITFPAVVGAVSGQKKNCNKVLYEKTEIDSSQNDLDFIEEEEEMDAESSTVAYQDEQEKFMDCCFSQLVDCLSNRIQDSIEQVKILVKELRRITLLWDELWLATLCQHHTEISKRFEQLEMEVQKVQDNSWLSVEEKDKLIAEKHRIILKPIVFILENLSAMTSVSAETPHEKTFQEKFGPSIEEAINKLNNPKNPAKPQIASICLKQLEGKLAQRVHRRAAYSLSMNDISPVLANLRNTCIAMPGVAANDNKIVTIKSVDNNVQILPTKTKPKKLVFHGSDGHVYTYLFKGLEDLHLDERIMQFLNICNTMMSKKGDSKKVYRARHYSVIPLGPRSGLIQWVDGVTPLFVLYKRWQQRESTMLNKTGSSAILRPSELFYNKLTPLLKERGIGLENRKEWPVQVLKQVLAELMAETPKDLLAKEIWCNSINVGSWWQATKNYSYSVAVMSIIGYIIGLGDRHLDNVLVDLNTGEVVHIDYNVCFEKGKTLRVPEKVPFRMTPNIRTALGVTGVEGIFRLACEHTLRVMRRGRETLLTLLEAFIYDPLVDWRAGADNSIASYGACQARARCTGIGRKQLEQELTRAMFAVRAAEMRAEWLANRDELVKIFPSLCHHLNGWVEATDITRQCQDLLQDRHQQLALVKEAQAMGRNHPLYSVIKRYNSFKRARDAHEKAKAGLKEKIEDCEKQINMHNLALSIVRGPQLGQWLAELGTSTSQEDHVVFDLVKEFLQNAGQSQMILQCEQSENELTQLATQQSILIRNCLDLLSQYSAICSLYPLSNMSQHRTVLYHGWANKLLNTGGVETCREVMVQFENTFDPIKISNNQQVQQIITFSYQMQAILNEANERLKKAYERMVSEGLPESVTRIEKAYGESRVQIQNFLRRDKGAERALECVNITALCALNKRYLMMEGAAKCAGDCLVDLTSREGDWFLDEMRLMSSLIAELVSLIPECHKTNNDPKISLILKCLRGSDCIYKGLQELNYNFHTIILPEAMKTIITEEPTVIRMIGELTEIIVSSGIPLGDILGQLEMHLRFTVMEMDSPHAMIQNVVNNMRLRFEAMLSRPAEIQEPNQDETLTPGQMLLMGFNGLFEKLQMEGNALIATLSTLDIPSSWRKIDQIREAKEMSAPIFNKTACQVLEDIFLVKRLHTIQEFFMMCRDIATAFKGGLANVYNDERLNKPIRIFTADYVSRQLLGVTSQTLAIALCFLLQRMGLSVTTEIEQRDIGAESKVSIEELCRKVVDICLKRGLFSGSVLAQASALSSTLESVWRRKQSARFAQQCVEVARASMQRLQLQLTAHHWLHEDSLLMRSNVNLMNPLNRSGFMLELRKTATALSALQSRVCEARDQQQNLVSSAVQRLKWAAGANPALGEVMSAFDNAVLSSCEKLTRQHNLATNVINTCNSILHYEALRTRTSESVTHDTNFVKLIKHWEESCILTMNLNITVTAIEESLVELLHMESNVDMNWLKQAERFISEAILDVQKKLQEKQEGLLSAQERLREQVSSLQSVLTEHHRLMSDVRILLRTMVKQENIDGLQEFLSSYRSFTESISAIVKELESDNLDANRGRTIKEELENMATVAPNLYNELLGFANEKKINSAKVSEKQKEIDKEKERDRERESETETSIVSSIKKKGKLMRQEGVCYSPKKGIPPNRDPTTGKAVQERNAYALNIWHRVRMKLEGCDPYPTRKYTTAEQVEYVIREAQSTDNLALLYEGWTPWV; encoded by the exons ATGCAAAGTGTAGGTCATGCAGATCATCTGCAGAGTAATGTAATGAATAGCTGTGGGAACTCTAATATTAGCACAAAGCTACGTGGATCTAAGTGCTCGGAGATACAGGAAGAATCTGTTAGTAACAATCGAGCTAGTGTGTTGGAGAAAGGAGATGTTGGTGTTCTAAGTGGATATAACTCCAATGATTTTAATGCTCCAAGAGGCACTTTGGTCATTTGTCCAAGAAATACGAACAACTATTCGTCTGATCATAGTTTCTCTAGATTTAAGCCAAG aattggtgGTGCTCCATGCAATGAATTTCGAATGGCTCGGGGAGGTAGCTCTGGAGATCGTGCCAGAGGCTCTTTACGGGGTAGGGCCTTTAAAAAGACACCTATCGAACGTGATTCCAATACAGAAACTAGTTACTACCCTACGACTAGACCAAAATTTCAAGAATCGCTgaaaaatcaagaaaatgcACAAGGAAAATATTATGACGACAAAAGAATAAATG aagattctAGAATTTCCAAACTTTTAAGAAGATTGTATCGGGAAGATGATTATGATCATTTTATGGTGTTGTGCAAACAAGCACAAGAAGGTATAATAGCGCTTGAAAATCAAAGATACATAAGACGAAATTTAGATGTCATCTGTGAAAGCCTATTAGATATACTACATACTGGGCCTGGACAAGAAGCAAAACAGCAAGTCGCAAAATGTTTAGGACGCATCGGCTATGCAACAGAACAAGATTATAAACG ATACATGGATTGGGtctttaataaatattcactGGAACGGAAAGATGATATAAAGTGCCTTCTAATTAAATCATTTGTTGAAGCTTTTAAATTGGATGCAGAGGCGCCAAGGCTAAAAGAATTTTCAGTG CTAATGATGTCGCAATTGCAATCGACGCTAGAAAATGTTGATCGATCGGATCTATTAGTAGCAACAGTGGATGCGATATTATTGATAATGGAGTCTTATCCTGAAACGTTTTCAAATCATTTCCGTGATACAGTTGATATATTAGTTGGCTGGCATATCGACTTGACACAGCAAAAGACAATTGTAGCTTATGCCAGTCGTAGTTTGCAAAGATTACGAACTTTCTGGATAGCGGATTTACAGTTTACTTTGACCCTACTAGGACAATTTTTAGAGGACATGGAAAGCTATGATGAGGAATTATCTTTACCAGAATGTGGTAGGAGTTCTCCTGGAGATGAAGCATCCCCCACTTCCAGAGAATCTATTCGACGCATTACATCCTTGATCTCGGTGTTTAATACGGTTACGAAAAGTATATCTGAGCATTTGAATCCTAATCTCACACCAAGCGTGCAGTGGTCGTTTTTATCTGATTGTTTatcaaaaatgctgaaaacAGTCGTTAAAGCGATTGAATTGGACAACGATGAAATCTGGCTTTCGAATTTTACAGTCACACCCGAAATTAccgaagaattattaaaatgcGTCAAAAATGTGGGCATCATAccatcaaaaaattccaataaatCAGAACTAATCGAAGAGGATGTCATCAATATGTTTAaatctttgaatttgaataaaaatgaattaaaagatttaaagCAAAATATCGAGAAAGATGCTGCATTGAAAGAAAGAGAATcattgttaaatataatacaatggATGGAGATAAAAATGAGGAAAGATTTAAATCTAacagaggaaaaagaagaattaatagTTGTTGCAAATGAATGcgcatttttattattaggtCATCTTCAGAGTCGTATAACAAAAAATCATGAGCTACTTTATAAGTTTATTGATCTTCAGTTAAAAAGGATCAGTATCTTTTGGGATGACACAATAATTTCTATGTTAAATactatttcaaaaataataaaagaagtCTCAGCGAATTTGCCACTGGAACTAGTTCATAAATTGCTTGGAAAAGACTCTGCTTTACTCAAATTGAGATTTCGTGACTCAATTTCTATCCAAAACGCCAGTCTTGGAGTATATCATAGTCTTCTTAGtctaaaaaatattccattattacAAGAATCGTATCGTTACATATTGTCGGATTTGGAAATTGCTTATAAACTTATCCTGACAGATATCGAAAATTTAGTAACAGATAATCCATTACTTGATGATATTAAATACAAGAAGAACGATGCAGAAATTGTAGTTATCTTTTTGCTAAGAGCTCTTTCTGATATag cTAACGCGAGTAATTCTATCATTGGTATGTGGGCATTAAAACCAAGCATTTTAGAACTCTTGGCAGTTAAGCTGAAACCTTATGACAGCAGTTTATCGTCAactagtccattcttgcaatATAGCATTTTGTATTTGCTATATGCGCATTGTTCTAG ATATAATCATTTTGTGCCAAGTTCAAGCTTAATAACTGGAACTACTGCTTGTCGTCCGATGGATATGTTTCCAGGAGCATTGGATGTTCCAACAACATCACCAACTAGTGGTCATCTTTCCATAATTCTAAACTTAATAGCTAAAACTTATAATGAATGCACACCAGAGCAAACGTTATTGCTTTTATCAATATGGATGCAAGAAATTTGTATACAAGCGGAAAATTACATTGGCATTTTGAgtaaaacaaaggaatatgaGAATGTTCTCGCAAGTCTTGTTGCATGTGGAGCTACCATCGATCGAGAtatttctattgctgtttgTGATCTCTTTGAAATCTTAATGAGCGCAAAAAGTGTAACCTGGAAAGAAGAAATGTATGCTTATATTGTAGACTTGGTTATGTTACATCTAACTTCACGAGACGAAATCGTACGAGACAAGTATGGTTCATTATTGACACAAATACCTTTAAATATAGTGGTACCAAAATTTAACAGAGAGTGCTTATTGTCGGAAACGAAG aAATATcaaggaataaaaaattattcgaccGAGTCTTTAATCCTTGCTCAAAGATTACATATGCGAGGAACTAGCACTGGAGAGATGCAAGCACAACATTTCAAGACTTATATGGCTTTTTTATTGCAAGAACAATATCTTGATGCAGCTGGATTGTCGGAAATATTCACTTTATGTTGGCCAATTGT ATCTGAGAACGACACTACCAAGAAGATGTATCGTTTAGCACTTACAAATAGATCATTCTTATACTTCTGGGCCGGTTTCGAGGCAGCTCAACATTGTGTAACGAACAAGCTTCGTACTTCACTAGGAAAGCCCCAAGAAACATTCACGTCAATCGAAAATGCTTTGAAAACATTAGCACGTAAGATTTCATACAGCTCTGAAACaacgaaaaaagagaaacataGCTTGGATCATCTACTAAGCGAACATACTCGAGTAcgattatttattgaatttctTGAACATCTTGAGAGAGTAATACATAACGCAGCAGAAGGTTGCGCGATCGCTCTGTTACCATTGTCGAAACCAGTTAGAACCTTCTTTCATACTAACAAATCGACTTGTAAAGAATGGTTAAATCGTATTCGATTGGCATTATGTGTAGTGTCGTTGCATCCTGGATTAGCTAGCAGTGCTCTGAGAAATAGTCAGAGATTATTAGAGGATTTAAGTAATAGCGATAATACACAGGGTATCGAATTTGAAAGAGCGACGCTTTGTACGGCACAAGCCATGGTAATATTGGGAGAAGCAGAGGCATTACAGGGACTTTACGTTTATACTAAGGAAAAGGACAGAAAATTTCCATGGTTGAAAGCTGCCATGGAAGAAGCTGCACATCGCTACGAATCTGCTGCCGAAGCGTATAAGTTAATTATAGAGGAGCATATGCGTGCTGCAAATAGTCGACTTGGAAAAGATGTAGATCAAGAGGAAGAGGGAGAAGATGTAGCTGACGGTAATAGCATTGATGGTATTGATGGCACTAGTGCGAATGAGGAGGTTTCCGATGGAAAAGGCAAGTCCTTTAAATCCGAAGGAGATAATCAAGTACTTGGTTTTTGTATGCAACGATTATCTCATTGTTACGAAGCAGTCAGTGATTGGACCCGGTTAGAGGCTTGGAAACAGCAAGAGGCTGAAATTTTTGCCCGAGATAAAAGTGCCGTTCTCAGAAAACAATTATTTACGGAGAGTAGCGCTTCTCAACAAgcaaaatgtttaaaaaaattcgaaaatggTGAAAACATATGTTTAGACGACCTAACTGATTGGAGCTTACTGGATGGAGGAACCGGTAAAACGGTAAATTGGAATTGCGCGAAAACCTTAGTGGAATGTGGTAATACATTGACTAATATTGCACTTAGAATTCatataaatgaatataaagatTATTTTGAGGAAGAGATTGAACGATGCCGGAGAGTGGCAGCTAAAATTATGGAAGAAGGTCTAAGAAATGTACCTTCGGAATACTTAAACGAATCTATATTAGTACGATTTTCAGCAGatggattaaaaaatatccTTTCTGgtaaggaagaaaatatattcgaATTATATAAAAGCGAAAAACTTGATCACATGGATTCGAGCATACTGACGCGAACATTATGGTGGTCAGAATATTTCGGTAGAACAAGGAAGAATAATAGTCCTGAAGCGCGATTAGATAATAATGATGTAAATGATCTAAGATTGCATATTGTTCGAACTGCTAGAAAGGAAGGTAATTTTGAGCTAGCAAAACGAGAACTACTTAATTATTTAAGATCCGAACGAGAGCTTTGTCAGTTTGAAGGAGGCGAACGAAATTACATTAATCCCGACTTCGATCAAGCCACGGATGATGTTTTGAAGAACGTGATGCACGTAAAATGGTCAAAGAATAATATACGTGCTTTCCgtgaattttcaaaattgcTGTATGATATGGAACGAGTTAATAAAGCGTTAAAGGTATGTAGTGCAACTGCACTTGGAATATCTCGAACTATCGTCGATGGAGAACAGTCGGCTGATTTACGTGAGAATGGTACAATTCTACTTTTGACTCTTGGTAAATGGATACAACAAGAAATAGGCAGCATTGAAAATGGTCAATTGGAGCAGTTGCTCGAATTTGAAGCTGCCCATAATGATGGCTTGATGAACAAACTATTCGGTCCTACCACGAATTCAATACCTGTTTCAGATATGATAATCGGTAGATTAACGCAACTAGGTGTAAACCAATGTCCAGATTTGCCACTTGCGTGGTGCAGTTTCGCGAGTTGGTGTTACAAATGGGGAAGAAAGATCGTAGATAATTCAAATTCAGGGCAGTTGACTGATTCGGATAGAGCAACCATACGAGACTTATTACCATTCGATACAAGTGAATCTGACTTGAACGCAATCTTTTCAATTTTGTCCCAAAATAAAACAATCCCTGAAGACGAAGGCGACATTACAGACACTTCCAAGGATGTTAATACTTCCGATATGATAGAAAATCAATTACGTAGCATTTCAATATTAAGTCGTATTAGTGCTGATCGTCTCACAACGTTGGTCGATATCTGGAGGCAAGCACAGAAGAGGATTTATGCATATTACGAGCTTTCTGCGAACGCGTATTTCAAATACTTGCAACTTGCCGCGATCAAAGAGGCCAACGATTGTGCTACTATCACAGCTACACTTAGATTGCTACGACTGGTTGTGAAACACGCTCTCGAATTACAAAATGTTCTGGAGTCTGGTCTTTCCTCAACTCCTACTGCTCCATGGAAAGAGATAATACCGCAATTGTTTTCCAGACTTAGTCATCCTGAGTCTTACGTACGTACACGAGTATCTGAATTGCTGTGTAGAGTTGCAGAGAATTCACCACACTTGATCACTTTCCCAGCTGTAGTTGGAGCGGTTTCTGgtcaaaagaaaaattgcaatAAAGTACTCTATGAGAAAACAGAAATTGATTCATCTCAAAATGATTTAGATTTtatcgaagaagaagaggaaatgGACGCTGAGAGCTCTACTGTAGCTTATCAAGACGAGCAAGAAAAGTTTATGGATTGTTGTTTCTCGCAATTGGTAGACTGTCTATCGAATAGAATTCAAGATTCCATCGAGCAAGTGAAAATACTCGTCAAGGAGCTGCGTCGAATTACATTACTGTGGGATGAGCTGTGGTTAGCAACACTGTGTCAGCATCACACTGAAATTTCTAAGCGATTTGAACAACTGGAAATGGAAGTACAAAAAGTGCAGGATAATTCTTGGTTGAGTGTTGAGGAAAAGGATAAATTAATTGCAGAAAAACACAGAATTATATTGAAGCCAATAGTTTTCATATTAGAAAATCTTTCGGCTATGACTTCCGTTTCTGCTGAAACACCTCATGAAAAGACATTTCAAGAGAAATTTGGTCCTTCGATAGAAGAAGCaatcaataaattaaacaatccTAAGAATCCTGCGAAACCGCAGATTGCGAGTATATGCTTGAAACAATTAGAAGGCAAATTAGCTCAACGTGTACATAGACGAGCCGCGTATTCCCTTTCCATGAACGATATCAGTCCGGTATTAGCCAATTTGAGAAATACATGTATCGCTATGCCAGGTGTTGCTGCAAATGATAACAAAATTGTTACTATAAAATCTGTAGACAATAATGTTCAGATATTACCAACCAAAACGAAACCGAAAAAGCTCGTGTTCCACGGTTCTGATGGACACGTATACACATATTTGTTTAAAGGTCTGGAGGACCTTCATCTAGATGAAAGAATCATGCAGTTCTTAAATATATGCAACACTATGATGTCAAAAAAGGGTGATTCGAAAAAAGTATATAGGGCGCGCCATTATTCAGTTATACCATTGGGTCCACGATCTGGATTAATACAGTGGGTCGATGGCGTGACACCCTTGTTCGTCTTGTACAAGAGATGGCAACAGAGAGAGAGTACTATGCTTAATAAAACTGGTAGTTCTGCAATATTAAGACCGTCTGAactattttacaataaattaacTCCACTTTTGAAAGAGCGAGGAATCGGTCTGGAAAACAGAAAAGAATGGCCTGTTCAAGTTTTGAAACAAGTTTTAGCTGAACTAATGGCAGAAACTCCTAAGGATTTGCTAGCAAA agaGATTTGGtgtaatagcataaatgttgGAAGTTGGTGGCAAGCAACCAAAAATTACTCCTATTCGGTGGCTGTAATGTCAATTATCGGCTATATCATTGGTCTCGGTGATAGACATTTGGATAATGTATTAGTTGATCTCAATACAGGCGAGGTTGTTCACATTGATTACAATGTTTGCTTTGAGAAAGGCAAAACTTTACGCGTACCAGAAAAAGTGCCGTTTAGAATGACTCCAAACATCAGAACAGCACTAGGAGTAACTGGAGTCGAG GGTATATTTCGTTTAGCTTGTGAACATACGCTCCGAGTAATGCGTCGAGGACGAGAAACCTTATTGACCTTGCTTGAAGCGTTTATATATGATCCGTTAGTCGACTGGCGAGCTGGTGCGGATAACAGCATTGCAAGTTACGGAGCTTGCCAGGCTAGAGCACGATGTACGGGAATTGGGAGGAAACAATTGGAACAGGAACTAACACGAGCAATGTTCGCCGTTCGAGCAGCAGAAATGCGTGCCGAATGGTTAGCAAATAG AGATGAGTTGGTGAAGATCTTTCCATCTCTGTGCCACCACTTGAATGGTTGGGTAGAGGCAACGGATATCACGCGTCAGTGTCAGGATTTATTACAAGACAGACACCAACAGCTTGCACTAGTCAAAGAAGCACAAGCAATGGGACGTAATCATCCATTATATTCTGTGATAAAGCgttataattcttttaaaagagCACGCGATGCCCATGAAAAAGCAAAAGCTGGGTTGAAAGAAAAGATTGAGGACTGTGAAAAGCAGATTAACATGCACAAC TTGGCACTTTCAATCGTACGAGGTCCGCAATTAGGACAATGGTTGGCAGAATTGGGTACGTCTACGAGTCAAGAGGATCACGTAGTTTTTGATCTTGTGAAAGAATTCTTACAGAATGCTGGTCAAAGTCAAATGATACTTCAATGCGAACAATCAGAAAATGAATTGACACAATTGGCTACACAACAGTCTATTCTAATACGAAATTGTTTGGATTTATTGAGTCAATATTCAGCGATTTGTAGCCTGTATCCGCTGAGTAATATGTCGCAACATCGTACAGTACTTTATCACGGTTGGGCTAACAAGCTTTTAAACACTGGAGGCGTCGAAACTTGTCGTGAAGTTATGGTGCAATTTGAAAACACTTTTGATCCGATCAAAATCTCCAACAATCAGCAAGTTCAACaaataataacattttctTATCAAATGCAAGCGATTCTAAATGAAGCAaatgaaagattaaaaaaagcATATGAGAGAATGGTTTCGGAGGGTTTACCGGAATCAGTCACTAGAATAGAGAAAGCATATGGAGAATCGAGAGTACAGATACAAAACTTTCTGAGACGAGATAAAGGTGCGGAAAGGGCACTCGAATGCGTCAATATAACCGCACTCTGCGCTTTGAATAAGAGATACTTAATGATGGAAGGCGCTGCTAAATGTGCAGGGGACTGTTTAGTTGATCTTACATCCAGAGAAGGAGACTGGTTTTTAGACGAAATGCGTTTAATGTCATCGTTAATTGCTGAGCTAGTTAGTTTGATACCTGAATGCCATAAAACCAACAATGATCCCAAGATATCTCttatattaaaatgtttaagaGGATCCGATTGCATCTACAAAGGATTGCAAGaacttaattataatttccaCACGATCATTTTGCCTGAAGCGATGAAAACGATCATAACGGAAGAGCCAACTGTGATTAGAATGATAGGAGAACTAACAGAGATAATTGTATCATCCGGTATACCACTTGGTGACATCCTAGGCCAGTTAGAAATGCATCTCAGGTTTACTGTTATGGAAATGGATAGTCCTCATGCAATGATACAAAACGTCGTGAATAACATGAGATTAAGATTCGAGGCAATGCTATCTCGACCTGCTGAAATTCAAGAACCTAATCAAGATGAAACGTTGACGCCTGGTCAAATGCTTTTAATGGGCTTTAATGGTTTGTTCGAAAAGCTCCAGATGGAAGGTAACGCATTGATCGCTACTTTGAGTACGCTCGATATTCCCTCATCCTGGAGAAAAATTGATCAGATTCGAgaagcgaaagaaatgtcTGCACCAATATTCAATAAGACAGCTTGTCAGGTGTTAGAGGATATATTTTTGGTCAAACGATTACATACCATACAAGAGTTCTTCATGATGTGTAGAGATATTGCAACTGCATTTAAAGGCGGTTTAGCAAACGTTTACAATGACGAAAGACTAAACAAACCAATAAGAATCTTTACAGCCGATTACGTGTCACGGCAATTGCTTGGTGTTACTTCTCAAACATTAGCTATCGCACTCTGTTTCTTATTACAACGAATGGGTTTAAGCGTTACTACCGAGATTGAGCAAAGGGATATCGGAGCTGAGAGTAAAGTTTCGATAGAAGAATTGTGTAGAAAGGTTGTCGATATATGTTTAAAGAGAGGTCTCTTTTCTGGTTCTGTTCTTGCTCAAGCTAGTGCACTCAGTAGCACTCTTGAAAGTGTTTGGCGAAGAAAACAGAGTGCTAGATTTGCTCAGCAATGTGTCGAAGTAGCTAGGGCCAGCATGCAGAGACTTCAGCTACAACTAACAGCTCATCACTGGTTGCACGAGGATAGCTTACTAATGAGGTCAAATGTTAATTTAATGAATCCTTTGA ATCGTTCTGGATTTATGTTAGAACTTCGAAAAACAGCGACAGCACTTTCTGCTCTGCAATCTCGAGTATGTGAGGCACGAGATCAACAACAAAATCTTGTTTCCAGCGCAGTGCAACGATTGAAGTGGGCTGCTGGAGCGAACCCTGCTCTCGGAGAAGTCATGTCCGCGTTTGATAACGCGGTACTCTCATCTTGTGAAAAATTAACTCGACAGCATAATCTTGCGACTAATGTAATCAATACCTGCAATTCTATATTGCATTATGAAGCTCTAAGAACTAGGACATCTGAAAGTGTGACACACGATACGAATTTTGTCAAACTGATCAAACATTGGGAAGAGAGCTGTATTTTGACAATGAATTTAAACATAACAGTAACCGCAATCGAAGAGAGTCTTGTCGAACTACTACACATGGAAAGCAACGTTGATATGAACTGGCTAAAGCAGGCTGAGAGATTTATCTCTGAGGCGATACTTGATGTTCAAAAGAAATTGCAAGAAAAGCAAGAAGGTTTGCTTTCAGCTCAAGAACGCTTGAGAGAGCAAGTATCGAGCTTACAAAGTGTGTTAACCGAGCATCATAGATTAATGTCGGATGTACGAATATTATTACGAACTATGGTGAAACAAGAGAACATCGATGGTCTACAAGAATTCCTTTCTTCGTATCGGTCTTTCACTGAAAGCATATCGGCGATCGTAAAGGAACTGGAATCCGACAATTTAGATGCAAATAGAGGAAGAACGATTAAAGAAGAATTGGAAAATATGGCAACTGTGGCACCAAATTTATACAACGAGTTATTAGGATTCGccaatgaaaagaaaataaattcagCAAAGGTGTCTGAGAAGCAAAAAGAGATAgataaggaaaaagaaagggacCGTGAAAGAGAGAGTGAAACTGAAACTTCAATAGTTAGTTcgataaagaagaaaggaaaattaatGAGGCAGGAAGGTGTGTGTTACAGTCCTAAGAAAGGAATTCCACCGAACCGAGACCCAACTACAGGAAAAG ctGTCCAAGAGCGAAACGCGTATGCACTGAACATTTGGCATCGCGTACGGATGAAGTTAGAAGGATGCGATCCTTATCCAACAAGAAAGTATACAACGGCTGAACAAGTGGAATACGTGATACGCGAAGCTCAGAGCACCGACAATTTAGCCCTCTTGTATGAGGGTTGGACACCATGGGTCTGA